A single genomic interval of Arthrobacter sp. NicSoilB8 harbors:
- a CDS encoding substrate-binding domain-containing protein, with product MTGCSGGAPVSEVRGSLTAIGTPVQKDPIGAWSNAWSKELTATSLNYSPDGSNVGLTALATRQAYFAALDGPLTPEQQNQTKDVCGPAGAFSVPVSVTSIGVALNNPSLRNVKLTREVLAGIFSGSITRWDAPEVADINPGTPLPSDDIAPIVATEPSVETEAATKYLSADPAWTSGVSSTWPKTDNAVTVKKHSDLADKVDKTPGGIAFMDLGSIGSRFETALLSFGGGYVRMSKDSAAVAAQEGSTRTLPTGVEFTLPETSEQGYALGVVGYQAFCSQYPNHQLSTLVKSWGEFILSSDGQVSSTYFANVASPSEESIRESRKLIDTIGDAQ from the coding sequence GTGACCGGATGCTCCGGAGGGGCACCGGTCAGCGAGGTCCGGGGATCACTGACGGCGATCGGCACGCCCGTGCAAAAGGACCCGATCGGGGCCTGGAGCAACGCCTGGAGCAAGGAACTGACCGCGACGTCGCTGAATTACTCCCCGGACGGCTCGAACGTCGGGCTGACGGCCCTGGCAACACGCCAAGCCTACTTCGCGGCGCTCGATGGGCCCCTTACCCCGGAACAGCAAAACCAGACCAAGGACGTGTGCGGTCCGGCGGGGGCATTTTCCGTCCCGGTCTCCGTAACATCCATCGGGGTAGCCCTCAACAATCCGAGCCTTCGGAACGTCAAGCTGACCCGCGAAGTCCTGGCCGGGATCTTCTCCGGCTCCATCACCCGTTGGGACGCGCCTGAAGTCGCGGACATCAATCCGGGGACCCCCCTCCCCTCTGACGACATCGCGCCGATCGTGGCCACGGAACCCAGCGTGGAAACGGAAGCGGCCACTAAGTATCTCAGCGCCGACCCCGCGTGGACCTCCGGAGTGTCCTCCACCTGGCCGAAGACCGACAACGCCGTCACGGTCAAGAAACACTCCGACCTTGCCGACAAGGTCGACAAGACCCCCGGCGGCATCGCCTTCATGGACCTCGGCTCGATCGGCAGCCGATTTGAAACCGCGTTGCTCTCCTTCGGCGGAGGCTACGTCCGCATGTCCAAAGACTCGGCCGCGGTGGCCGCCCAGGAGGGCAGCACCCGGACGCTGCCCACCGGCGTGGAATTCACCCTGCCGGAGACCAGCGAGCAAGGCTACGCCCTCGGCGTCGTCGGCTACCAGGCCTTCTGCAGCCAGTACCCCAACCATCAGCTGAGCACGCTCGTGAAGTCGTGGGGCGAATTCATCCTCAGCTCCGACGGCCAGGTGTCCTCAACGTACTTCGCCAATGTCGCCTCGCCCAGCGAAGAGTCCATCCGGGAATCCAGGAAACTGATTGACACGATCGGGGACGCCCAGTGA
- a CDS encoding DUF2142 domain-containing protein, with protein MGFFLSVFGLLSVLITLWILATPLMAYPDEPSHTIKAAAVARGQFFPGPGESYGHGVHVQVPSYIANVQAQMCFPFQVTKPAGCAPAIPLDDNDLTIGVTSAGLYNPFYYWLVGLPSLFMSGAPAIFAMRIVSGLLSAAFYAAGFTALSRLRNPKWPLAAAAIATTPMVLFLASGINPNSLEIAASMAAFCGLVSVLENSRHLHRARPGIVTVGIAAATLANTRNVSLLWLLCGAIVACLFFRRADLIAIFKNRVVLAVTALTAVGIVLGVAWNFLMLRAPASAGEAPAGISNVAGEVRPYNAFLTMMDKAFDFVGQYIGVAGWLDAPAPQAVHMFWSMLLLGLMFTVLLVRPYRLQAAFWVSIALLAVVPAVVQAALINTAGFIWQGRYSLPLFTIAVISAGLAMRFRPFGRRPQSLSIARILLLAGCVAHAYAFVNVLRRYVVGLQETANWQTMFTVPGWQPPLTWEVLTLAFTAALLLCAAKLFGYLFPGHALLPKRPWRLRAKRSGKRPAAAAEAG; from the coding sequence ATGGGGTTCTTCCTGTCAGTCTTCGGCCTCCTCTCCGTCCTCATTACCCTGTGGATCCTGGCCACACCGCTCATGGCCTATCCGGACGAGCCCTCGCACACCATCAAGGCGGCCGCGGTCGCCCGGGGCCAGTTCTTCCCGGGTCCCGGCGAATCCTACGGACACGGCGTCCACGTGCAGGTTCCGTCCTACATCGCCAACGTGCAGGCGCAGATGTGCTTCCCCTTCCAGGTGACGAAGCCGGCAGGCTGTGCCCCGGCGATCCCCCTCGATGACAACGACCTCACCATCGGTGTGACTTCGGCTGGGCTTTACAACCCCTTCTACTACTGGCTTGTGGGGCTGCCCAGCCTCTTCATGTCGGGGGCGCCGGCGATCTTCGCCATGCGGATCGTCAGCGGTCTGTTGTCCGCAGCCTTCTACGCCGCCGGCTTCACCGCACTCTCTCGCCTGCGCAACCCCAAGTGGCCGCTCGCCGCGGCCGCGATTGCCACGACCCCGATGGTCCTGTTCCTTGCCAGCGGCATCAATCCCAATTCGCTGGAAATCGCGGCCTCCATGGCCGCCTTCTGCGGGCTGGTGTCGGTGCTGGAGAATTCGCGGCACCTGCACCGGGCGCGCCCGGGCATCGTAACGGTCGGCATCGCCGCCGCGACCCTCGCCAACACCCGCAACGTGTCCCTCTTGTGGCTCCTCTGCGGAGCAATCGTTGCCTGCCTCTTCTTCCGGCGCGCGGACCTCATCGCCATCTTCAAGAACCGGGTGGTTCTGGCGGTGACCGCCCTGACCGCCGTGGGAATCGTCCTGGGCGTGGCGTGGAACTTCCTGATGCTCCGGGCGCCGGCATCCGCCGGCGAAGCCCCGGCCGGGATCTCGAACGTCGCCGGCGAGGTGCGTCCGTACAACGCGTTCCTGACCATGATGGACAAGGCCTTTGACTTTGTCGGCCAGTACATCGGCGTCGCCGGGTGGCTGGACGCGCCCGCGCCGCAGGCCGTCCACATGTTCTGGAGCATGCTGCTCTTGGGGCTCATGTTCACCGTCCTGCTGGTGCGGCCCTACCGGCTGCAGGCGGCTTTCTGGGTCTCAATCGCCTTGCTGGCGGTGGTCCCAGCCGTGGTGCAGGCCGCCCTCATCAACACCGCCGGCTTCATCTGGCAGGGCCGGTACAGCCTTCCGCTGTTCACCATCGCGGTCATCTCGGCGGGACTCGCCATGCGGTTCCGCCCGTTTGGTCGGCGCCCGCAGAGCCTGAGCATCGCCCGGATCCTGCTGCTGGCCGGCTGCGTGGCGCATGCCTACGCCTTTGTGAACGTGCTCCGGCGCTACGTTGTCGGACTCCAGGAAACGGCGAACTGGCAGACGATGTTCACGGTGCCGGGCTGGCAGCCGCCGCTGACCTGGGAGGTCCTCACCCTGGCCTTCACGGCAGCGCTCCTGCTCTGTGCCGCCAAGCTGTTCGGCTACCTCTTCCCGGGCCATGCACTGCTCCCGAAGCGGCCATGGAGGCTCAGGGCGAAGCGCTCCGGCAAGCGTCCCGCTGCCGCCGCTGAAGCGGGCTGA